The Falco rusticolus isolate bFalRus1 chromosome 14, bFalRus1.pri, whole genome shotgun sequence sequence GAAGAACATCTGATTCTTCTAgcaaattaattcatttaacATCAGTATGGAGAAGTTGACTGCTAACAGATGTTAAATAGCCTTGCAAAAGCACGATGTCTTTACTGTCTTCATTCACCAAGTTAAGGCTCAGTCCTGGAGAACTTCCACTAAGAAAAGCCAACAGTCCACTGAAGGAAATGTGTCCTGTGCTATTTTCTTGACTGTGTTTTCCCTCTTGTTCTGAGCTCAACTGTGGAATGAGGGCGGGAGGCTGGAATTTCGCTGGCTGCCATTTGTCTCAGCTTTGGTTGTGTGCGCATAAAGGAGCTACACAGCGAGTTGCTACTCAGCCACGTGAGGCTTAAAGACCGCCTAAGAACACAGATTGTTCAGAGATCCCTGCCGTTCCTTTGTCCAGCTTTCATGGGCTGACAGGGAGCACCGAAAAGCTGTCATCTAGGCATGCAAGTGGAGATAGAAACCCAGTCTGTTTTGATAGGATTAATCTGCTTTTAATCTAATTATTGCTCTCTCTCAAACAACAGTTGAATAGGGTAAGAGCACGAAATTTCTGGCATGAGGAATGCTGATCGTAAAGCAGAAACTAATATTTATCTATATGTAGTGAAGAAAGTGACTTCCAAAGGAGTAAGAGCACCTGGCTTGTTTGAAGATGCTTTCTTTGTTGTTAATGCCATACCTTTTGCAATTCGAAGTTCCCTATCTAAACTGTACCAAAACAGAAGCTAGTTGTTTGTGGTTGTGTGCTGCTTCATTCCCATCAGGTTCATGTTGGTAGGGTGAAAGAAGCCTCTTGCTCTTCCAGCCTCTTCGGTCCATCTTGGTAAAAGCCTTCTGCAGCTAGTAAACCCTGCGTTCCGGCTGAGGGATGGCTCAAGAGCTGCCAGGTCTGCAGAGGGCTACTGATGGACATGGAGTTACTGTCCTCTGCAGCAGGTGTTTACGAAAGCTGCTGTAATATTTAATCTTTGTGCATTGAGCCTGTATCTATGTTGTAGGGAAAGCACCTTCAATAATTCACATACACAAAGGAGATGGTCAACACTGATGTTTAAGTAACTCACAATAGCtatatatgcagggaagggagatTGCTAAAGAGTTAGTTTTGATGTTTGAGAAATACCTGTATGTTCAGTTATTCTTGTCCTCACTGTGACCAAAGACAAGCTTTACCTGAATCTGACAGAACTGATTTTTGTACCACAAATGGCCTCTTGAACCAAGTTGTCTACTTCTAGGAGTGTAACTTAATGCTGCTGAGTCTGACTTTGTGCTCTGGTTCTGGTTGTCTTGGTCTTTTGTGTTGTACCTTTGCTCTCGCATTACTTGCTCTCCCAGCCGGAGTGGAAGATGGAGAATTTTTTTGAGACTGGCAGCTTCTCAGTAACAAGCACGTGCTTGTTAgtgtgctgcttttctctgctgccagcagatgGATTCCATCTACGGTTTCATGCTCAGATTGCAGATCAAAGTATTTTGCATCACTTTTGCTAGGTTATTTTAGTAAATTGTGGTAATTTCCTAGATCCACACATATGtagatatattttatatatacatataaagtaatattttgGGCTTCAATAGAAGTCAAAAATTGAACCGGCACTTTAAGGTTGTTGTAGCATGAAGTGGTGTATACAATTCTCCAGGTATTGAAATGACTGTACAAATATGCTGAAAGTAGAATATGTGTATGGAAAATAAACTACAGTGTTTATAAAGCTTTGTTTTAGTGTAAGTAGACATGCATGCCATTTCTGAGAGCTTTTCCAACGGGATTGTCAGCGTGCCTGGATCTGGATGTTGGTGGGAAAAAGGAAACTTCTGCTTCTAAGCTGTTCATGCAGTTATATCTGAATTAGTTTATCTATCTTTGTTGATTGGATCAAAGCGTGGGTCCGGCATCTGTTAAGGGACTGGCTGCTTTATGCATCCTTCCACTAGGCAGGTAGGGAATAGCAGTAAGCAAAGTTTTGTCCTGTTGCAAGCTGGAGAGCTGTTAATTCCATGGCCTGAAGCATGAAGGGTTTGGGTTTAAAAGAGCTAAAGCAATCGGCAGGTGGGGAAATGTTTGTGGGTTTAACTTATTTCTGATGTCAAAGGAAGAGCCGCTACCACAGCAGCTTCTTTCTTGGCAGAAGCCGGTTTCTGTGCCCTTTCAGGtgggctgtgcaggcagagtGATTGCGTTGCCCTAGTTCTATCAGTGTCATATGAATAATCACATCTGAGCAAAATTAGTTCCTAAATTTCCTCTGGTTCAGGTTTTTAACAGTTCTAATAAATAGCTTTTGCCTGATAGTTGTCTGTGATGCTGAGTGGATAGTGGGTCTTGTACTGGGCTTCTGAACTCTTTGGCCACAGAAAGTTTATCAAGTGCTAAAAATTCAAGGATCACGTTATGCGCTGCAAATTCAGTCCCCAACTGGCTGGCACAGGGAGCTAAAGTCACAAACTGCATCTCTTACACCAGTGTGTTAAGAACGGTACCATAGAGTTAATCTTACTGTAGTCGctttaattttaatacaaaaaaaaagattacttctTAGAGACTTACATAGATCAGGAAGTGATGGCAGAGTCAGTACCTGGACTAGGATGTAGGGCAAACATACCATAATGCTCTCGTTCCGTCAGTAATTTTAGTAAGTGTGCTTTCCAACTAGCACATCACCCCAAGGTGTCCCATCCTGCTGTGCTCACGGCTCACAGCGTGCTGAGCAGGGTTCAGCACCCCGTGCCAGGGAGGTGCGCTGTGACCAGGGCACCTGTGCTTCGTGTCTCTTGCGGGATGATAAATTGATGGCTTCACTCATACCAGCGTTGACCCCGTAAGGATGAAACGACTGAGCGTTCCCTTGTGTTTTTCTGCGGTGCTGTAGCTGTGACCTCTGTGGAACAGGCAAGAACGAGCCTGAaatattgggggtgggggtggggtaTGTGTCTGACATCTCGctgtcacctctgtgcctgagcaggggaagggggtgCCGTCACCCTGCCAGCTGGGACAGCGAGGGGAGAGCTTTCACTCCTCCCTGCTTAATAGACTTGGTGAGGATTCCTGGGGCAGAGAGAAGTACTggaatgaggaggaggaaggaggaaaaatgcattCATCTTCCCACTTCAGAAAGGAGCAGTTGGAAAGGTTCGAGGGCAGATGTTTTTTTGACGTGGCCTTTGCTCCAACGCCTTGGGTGTTCTGAACAAGCCGTGTGAAACGCTGCAGTCCAGATGCTCCTGGTGCCGAAGATCCTAGGAGGCATTTTGAGATCTaccattttcactttttaactCTGTCATTGCAGGCATAATCCAgaattttttgctgtttattattttaacaagaaTAGTGCTAATAAACTACCCTCTTGTTAGCTTTTGCCTGAGAAATGCATATAAAACTATGGTAGAGATTAAGGTTTAAAGCCAGGAAAAATGCATTCCACAGGGGTCACTTGTAAAAGACCTTACAAAAATAGTGTTCAGATaccagagggtttttttttaatcaaaactgaaatgcttttgcaggTTCTCTGCCCGGGAGATAACTTCTAATTTTTACTAATAATGATTTACAACAGATGATGAAAAATGTGGTTCCACGCTCCATTGCATCTCATTTGTTTCCTAActatgaacaaaaataaattaacaaaaatatctaTGTGCCTGTTTTTCCTAGCAGAAAAAATGCTGGctttatgctttaaaaaggaaaaagcctcTGATTGACTTAACCTAAGTGCCCAGCGTCTTTGGTGGCTACTTTCCAATGCTAAGTGTGAAGATGATTCGTCCGAGGAAGCGGTCGCTGTTAACATTGTTGATGATGCCTTTCCCATTCAGACTGCACTGAACAGGGACCAAATAATTCCTCTTCACATCTGTAAAGTGCATAGCCACCAGTGGGGATGTGTAGTTGACCTGAAAAGAAGGGAGATTTAAGTAAATTTTTGAGGGAGCAGAAAGCAGGCAGTGCTTACATGTGCAATGAAAATCATTAGCCATTTGTTCACAGTTCCCAGGCGTCTGGGTGCGTTTGATGTCTAGCATGGTCCCTCAGGATGCTGAAGCTGAGCCTTTCTGTGCCTCAGAGGGCTGGGATCACATTGGGTTTTGTACTGCCCAGTGCCTCTTGTGTTGATGAGCCAGGAGAAGTAACACTGGATAATGGGACTCTCCTGTTCTAAAAACCAGTCTGTGGCTTGTGACAGGGAACCCGTGGTGTTCTATTAGTCTGTGTGCTCAAAGGACGTGCAGACCTGACAGCTGGGGCTGTTACTCatcctcagccagcagcagtgtggcAGCAAAGGTTTAGTGCCTGCCTCATCTCCTATTTCAGCTTGTGTCATGAAGGTACGTTACATCCTAGCACCGTACCATCCAGCACAAACCGAAGCGGTGCTGGGCAGTGTGTTCAGAaatagctgctgctgtggggctgctctgTTCTGAACCACCCAGCCTGAGGTGGGTTTGTCAGGGCTTTGATAGAAGCTCCatccttttcctcttgtgtcACCTAAACCCTGGCTTCTCTGATGCCCTGGGAAAATGCTGGTGTTGAGACCTTCTCTGGGAGTTAGCAGAACCAGCCTTAGTCTCCAGATGATAAATGTAATCTTTCTTGTTGCTGGCAAAGGGGAACCGGAGTCCCCAAGGATTTCCCGCAGTTTGTCAGAGACAGAAATAGAGCGCTGTAATCCCAGTGCCCGTGACCTCCCTCTTGCCTGCGTCTGCCCAAAATAGCCAGAAAGCACATCTGCACTCTGtgcaccagctcctgccctctccTTCCCAAGGAGAAATAACAAGTATGCCAGAGTCCTTACTCACGTGAGTCATCTTGCCATAGTAGGGGTAATACATGAGATCAAATGTCCCGTTTCCAGGGTAGAAGTCCACCGACCTGAGATCGCTCTCATTGCCTTTCtgtcattgaaaaaaaaacccaaacaaaccaatgGTACATGCATGGCACGCGGGATGCAAAACACGGCTGCTTTCAGAGTAAGGAAGGAACTTTTACTACAAGCATCTCTCACAGGtccccaccagggcagagctgtgcctgcctgcccgcAGCGTGTTTACTGTGGAAGCCGGCTGCTGCTCAGCAAGccagagcacagcactgctgcaaaggCACAGGCAAGGGTTAGAGGATCTGCTGCTTGTCAGTCCCCCCCTGCACTTGCCTACTGCTTTATTGCTCTCCAAGGGCATGATCTAGCGGCTGCACAGGCAGTGGGAGCCCTTCCCTCACCCCACGGCTGCTGGCTTGCGGGATGCTCCCCAGGACTGAGGGTAccaaggagcagctggggatggatgtgagcagctcctgcctcctccccaaCAGCTCCAGGCTCTGACTGGCACCCCACCACCCAGACCTGCAGGCCTGCCCTCAGAGCAGTGCCGgggaggctggcagcagccagcagcaagggcCAGGGTGGGAAGCTGGAGACCGGTGGCCACTGTTGCTCCCAGCAGACCAACCCCTGCTTGCACCTGGAGGCGTCAGCAGCACGGGGTCCTGTGAGTGTTTGGGGCTAAGATGAGGACAGATATTGGTGGGGTGCATCAGAAGGAGACATTTGGCCTTCTACACACCACGCTGCCGAGCATGGAGGAAAGCAGTACCTGCACTTTGCAGTCGACGCTCACAGGGACCCCAGCACCAGGACGGTAGCCTATGATCTgcaaaaacaaaagatgttCGTGCTTGTACGAAATGCAGTGCCAAGTGcatgctgcctgccttctgGAGAGCTTTTCTACATGCCagtcaggttgctcaggacaGGAGTTACGTACCCCCAGAAGGAGGGTCTGCCATCTGTGCTCGAGTGCAGGATTGGTGCCTGagggcacaggcagagcagagcacccGGCCTCCCTGCAGTACACAGCCACTGCCCCTCACACTTCACACCCTCTCCACGTGTATTTTCCCAGCGCTGAGCCACCATGCTATTAGAAGATTTCAGATAAACTCAATTCTATGAGAATTCCCATTATAAAGAGACTGGGGCCCAGCGTGTAGCCCTGAAGCTCAGTTCCTCCCAGAGAGGGAACTGGCACAAGACCTTCCAAGTTCTCAGGCCTCATCAAATCAAATCAAGCAAGTTTTGTAGtccttttatgttttctagCAGGTATGAGCCAGCAGGTTTTGGGATTCTAGTTCCCTTTTACCCTAAGCCTGAGAAGTGGAGGAGTTTCAGTCCCTGCAAGGTCTTTACTCATCACACGGGGATGCACTGAAGGAAGGAATGGAGACGACCAGCTTCCTCTGTACCCGGTTCATCTTCAGCAGGATGCAGGGCTGGCCTTTAGAGTAGCCAAACGTTGGATCCTCAATGCCAGAGCAGTTCTGCAGCGCAGAGCGCTTGAACTGGCAAGCCTTCTTCTCCTCGCTTTCATTGCCCCCTTGGATGAAGTACTGTCCTGAGATGCACTCGATATTCTTCTCCTCTTGAACTTTGTCGTCATAAGCTGGTGGGGACCAAGAGACTTGTTAACATTTCTCAAGCCCTGCAGGGACCTACGCTCTCAGACTACATCCATATGCTAAGGGAGCTAGGAAGTCCCACCTGGAAAGGCAAGGCTCCCTCCCACGGGAGCTCTTGTGACCACCCTCTGAGCCTGCCTTTCTGGAGGGGGGTCGGGAGATGCCCAGGAGGAGCCCCCTGCACCCTGTACATGTGTGTATGGATGAAAACAACTTTCCAGCGTGACTCCTGGGGTGCCTAAGAGCTTACCGGCTAGGAAGCGGTGCATGA is a genomic window containing:
- the ATP1B4 gene encoding protein ATP1B4 encodes the protein MDGNAIAGGMEGQDRSPHWKVENKHEEKVQDSDRQKDETKAEMGSKTWADLAGEMKVFLWNPEERTCLGRTAKSWGLILLFYFIFYTCLAGMFAFCVYAMLLTLSPYTPRYRDRVSPPGVMIRPYLNGFTIAFNVSQPSTWQPYVDIMHRFLAAYDDKVQEEKNIECISGQYFIQGGNESEEKKACQFKRSALQNCSGIEDPTFGYSKGQPCILLKMNRIIGYRPGAGVPVSVDCKVQKGNESDLRSVDFYPGNGTFDLMYYPYYGKMTHVNYTSPLVAMHFTDVKRNYLVPVQCSLNGKGIINNVNSDRFLGRIIFTLSIGK